One Brassica napus cultivar Da-Ae chromosome C4, Da-Ae, whole genome shotgun sequence genomic region harbors:
- the LOC125585469 gene encoding uncharacterized protein LOC125585469 produces MSFSRQMSNEDEEMSRTALSAIRAKEEEIEKNKMEIRERVQAQLGRVEEETKRLALIREELEGLAEPMRKEVALARKKIDSVNKELKPLGHTVQKKEREYKEALEAFNEKNREKVQLITKLTETRE; encoded by the exons ATGAGTTTCAGCAGACAAATGTCGAATGAAGACGAGGAGATGTCGAGGACGGCTTTGTCTGCTATCAGGGCGAAAGAAGAGGAGATCGAGAAGAATAAGATGGAGATTAGGGAAAGGGTTCAAGCTCAGCTTGGTCGTGTCGAAGAGGAGACTAAGCGCCTCGCTTTGATCCGTGAG GAACTTGAAGGTTTAGCTGAACCCATGAGGAAAGAAGTTGCTTTGGCCAGGAAGAAGATTGATTCTGTCAACAAAGAGTTAAAGCCTTTGGGTCATACTGTTCAGAAAAAG GAACGAGAGTACAAAGAAGCTCTTGAAGCATTCAACGAAAAGAACAGGGAGAAGGTGCAGCTAATCACCAAGCTTACGGAG ACTCGAGAATAA
- the LOC111205067 gene encoding MND1-interacting protein 1, producing the protein MGCTVRSKHVRPNRKTRSTKPQFDPSCLLNKTALSSLLDSNPSGNFEDSGYGYCTEEQLEDLLLKHLEHIYNEAVSKLVSLGYDEEAALRAVLSNGYCYGGTDVLNNILDNSLTHLKGSSNGEEDEDGSKTVFADLRQLVEYSLAGMVYLLKQVKPNLSKGDAMCCLLMSELDVGKASTIDIPTSGKVDGDGDCPRRFNLTPSMKCLLRENVAAFAAGYRASKKCEQPPQESVSSVLEKFQDLNLDDDSAPEKGKDDALIGLLRQVQDLKRQVKERREWAQKKAMQAAQKVSDELAELQSLRSEREENLRLKKGKQSGEESTVKRISEMESDLRKVSSHVDKAGMIARRLENENAVIRAEIEASKLSESESLTACIEATKKEKKRLKRLVAWEKQKKKLQGEIDGEKEKIKALERGLAQIKQEEKEYEEKWREEEKAKEQALAQVEEEQRSKEATEVRNKRNVESLRLKIEIDFQRHKDDLQRLEQELSRLNKDSSTDASLLSNNISQTKGEEVSKLLEELDRLDGLYEKEESYDRECLICMKDEVSVVFLPCAHQVVCVSCSESFMGGDKATCPCCRVPVQQRIRVFGATS; encoded by the exons ATGGGTTGTACTGTGAGGTCGAAGCACGTCAGACCGAACCGGAAGACCCGATCCACGAAACCCCAATTCGATCCGTCTTGTCTCCTCAACAAGACAGCTCTATCGAGTCTCCTTGATTCCAACCCTAGCGGCAACTTCGAGGACAGTGGTTACGGTTACTGCACCGAGGAGCAGCTAGAGGATCTACTCCTGAAACATTTGGAGCATATATACAACGAAGCGGTCTCAAAGCTTGTGTCTTTGGGTTACGATGAGGAGGCAGCCTTGAGAGCTGTTCTGAGTAATGGATACTGTTACGGTGGGACGGATGTGTTGAACAACATTCTGGATAACTCACTGACTCATCTGAAAGGTAGTAGTAACGGGGAGGAGGATGAGGATGGATCAAAGACCGTGTTCGCTGATCTGAGACAGCTGGTTGAGTACTCGCTTGCTGGTATGGTTTATTTGTTGAAACAAGTTAAGCCTAATCTGAGTAAAGGCGATGCGATGTGTTGTTTGCTTATGAGCGAGCTTGACGTTGGGAAGGCGAGTACGATTGATATACCAACCTCTGGAAAGGTGGATGGTGATGGTGATTGTCCTAGGAGGTTTAATCTAACGCCGTCGATGAAGTGTTTGCTGAGAGAGAATGTTGCTGCGTTTGCCGCTGGTTATCGTGCTAGTAAGAAGTGTGAGCAGCCGCCACAAGAGAGTGTTAGTTCAGTTTTGGAGAAGTTCCAGGATCTGAACCTCGATGATGACAGCGCGCCTGAGAAGGGAAAGGATGATGCTTTGATAGGACTGCTGCGTCAGGTTCAGGATCTGAAAAGGCAAGTGAAGGAGAGGAGAGAGTGGGCTCAGAAGAAGGCGATGCAAGCTGCGCAGAAGGTTAGCGATGAACTCGCCGAGCTTCAGTCGTTGAGgagtgagagagaagagaacttACGGTTGAAGAAAGGGAAACAAAGTGGGGAGGAGTCGACGGTGAAAAGAATATCAGAGATGGAGAGTGATCTTAGAAAAGTGAGCAGTCATGTCGACAAGGCTGGTATGATAGCGAGGAGGCTTGAGAACGAGAATGCAGTGATCCGGGCTGAGATTGAAGCTTCCAAGCTAAGTGAATCAGAATCGCTCACGGCTTGCATAGAGGCaacgaagaaggagaagaaacgGTTGAAGAGACTTGTAGCGTGggagaagcagaagaagaagttgcAAGGCGAGATTGATGGTGAGAAAGAAAAGATTAAGGCACTCGAGAGGGGTTTAGCACAGATCAAACAGgaggaaaaagaatatgag GAGAAATGGAGGGAGGAGGAGAAAGCAAAGGAGCAGGCGTTGGCTCAAGTGGAAGAAGAACAACGGTCCAAGGAAGCAACTGAggtgagaaacaagagaaatGTTGAAAGCTTGCGGTTGAAGATTGAGATAGACTTTCAGAGACATAAAGACGATCTCCAAAGACTGGAACAAGAGCTCTCTCGGCTCAACAAGGACTCTTCAACTGACGCAAGCCTCCTGTCAAATAACATCTCCCAGACAAAGGGAGAAGAAGTGTCTAAACTGCTTGAAGAGCTGGATAGGCTTGATGGGTTGTATGAGAAAGAGGAAAGTTATGACCGGGAATGTTTAATCTGTATGAAAGATGAGGTTTCGGTTGTGTTTCTCCCTTGTGCTCACCAAGTTGTCTGTGTTAGTTGCAGCGAGAGCTTCATGGGTGGTGACAAAGCGACCTGTCCTTGTTGCAGAGTTCCAGTTCAGCAGAGAATCCGTGTCTTTGGAGCTACTTCCTAG
- the BNAC04G09820D gene encoding late embryogenesis abundant protein 18 — MHSAKEKISDMASTAKEKLNIGSAKAQGHAEKTMARTSEEKKMAHEREKSKEAQAKAELHESKAEHAADAQVHRHHLPGHTAYPSRTKGAAHYPPGQI; from the coding sequence atgcattCAGCGAAGGAAAAGATCAGCGACATGGCCAGCACGGCCAAGGAGAAGCTCAACATTGGCAGCGCAAAGGCACAAGGCCATGCggagaagactatggctaggacttcagaagagaagaagatggctCACGAGCGAGAGAAGTCTAAGGAGGCGCAGGCCAAGGCCGAGCTCCACGAGTCTAAGGCTGAGCATGCGGCGGACGCTCAGGTTCACCGCCACCATCTTCCTGGACACACCGCCTACCCTAGCCGAACCAAGGGCGCTGCTCATTACCCACCGGGACAGATCTAA
- the LOC111205244 gene encoding auxin-responsive protein SAUR78 translates to MACLISPVMKLRRLSSADSRRFAYRNLSDDDMEDSVIRVVVGKEKKEFMVEPYVLEETPFRVLIGSAKDRTQSRFNRTGRVVWLDHVDSILFEHLLWLLRNDASSFSDMDVAEIIEFYAQDC, encoded by the coding sequence ATGGCTTGCTTGATTTCCCCTGTAATGAAACTCCGTCGTCTCTCTTCGGCTGATTCGCGGCGGTTTGCATACCGGAATCTGAGCGACGACGATATGGAGGATTCGGTTATAAGGGTGGTGGTggggaaggagaagaaagagtTCATGGTCGAACCGTACGTCCTCGAAGAGACACCGTTTAGAGTCTTGATTGGTTCGGCTAAGGATCGTACCCAGAGCCGGTTCAACCGGACTGGTAGAGTAGTGTGGCTTGATCATGTCGACTCGATCTTGTTCGAGCACTTGCTGTGGCTTCTTCGTAACGATGCCTCTTCATTTTCAGATATGGATGTCGCCGAGATCATTGAGTTCTACGCTCAAGATTGCTAG
- the LOC106414494 gene encoding AT-hook motif nuclear-localized protein 21-like: MAGLDLGTTSRYVHNVEGGGVGQFSTDNHHGDDAGGNHHHNHNHHQGLDLIASNDNSGLGDGGGGGSGELVMRRPRGRPAGSKNKPKPPMIVTRESANTLRAHIFEVGSGCDVFECISTYARRRQRGICVLSGTGTVTNVSIRQPTAVGAVVTLRGTFEILSLSGSFLPPPAPPGATNLTIFLAGAQGQVVGGNVVGELMAAGPVMVMAASFTNVAYERLPLDEHEEQLQVQSGGGNMYTEATNGGGGGSLPFFNLPISLPHMGVENWPGNSSGACRAPF; this comes from the coding sequence ATGGCTGGTCTCGATCTAGGCACAACTTCTCGCTACGTTCACAACGTCGAAGGCGGCGGTGTTGGCCAGTTCTCCACCGACAACCACCACGGAGATGACGCTGGAGGAAACCACCATCATAACCATAACCATCATCAAGGTTTGGATTTGATAGCTTCTAATGACAACTCTGGACTAGGCGATGGCGGCGGAGGAGGGAGCGGTGAGCTCGTTATGCGGCGTCCACGTGGCCGTCCAGCTGGATCGAAGAACAAACCGAAACCTCCAATGATCGTCACGCGCGAGAGCGCAAACACTCTTAGGGCTCACATTTTTGAAGTCGGAAGTGGCTGCGACGTCTTCGAGTGTATCTCCACTTACGCGCGGCGGAGACAGCGAGGGATTTGCGTTCTTTCCGGAACAGGAACCGTCACTAACGTCAGCATCCGTCAGCCGACGGCGGTCGGAGCTGTTGTGACTTTGCGAGGCACTTTCGAGATTCTTTCCCTCTCTGGATCTTTTCTCCCGCCGCCTGCTCCTCCAGGAGCGACGAACTTGACGATATTCCTCGCCGGAGCTCAGGGACAAGTCGTTGGAGGTAACGTCGTTGGAGAATTGATGGCGGCGGGGCCGGTGATGGTCATGGCGGCTTCTTTTACGAACGTGGCGTATGAAAGGTTGCCTTTGGACGAGCACGAGGAGCAGTTACAAGTCCAAAGCGGCGGAGGAAATATGTACACGGAAGCCACCAACGGAGGTGGAGGCGGAAGCTTGCCGTTCTTCAATTTACCAATAAGTTTGCCTCATATGGGAGTTGAAAACTGGCCGGGGAACTCGTCCGGCGCCTGTAGGGCTCCGTTTTAG